Proteins from a genomic interval of Oreochromis aureus strain Israel breed Guangdong linkage group 6, ZZ_aureus, whole genome shotgun sequence:
- the gne gene encoding bifunctional UDP-N-acetylglucosamine 2-epimerase/N-acetylmannosamine kinase isoform X3, giving the protein MEQYFLRMQRNKEKKSMEKMEESNQCKRKLRVCVATCNRADYSKLAPIMSGIKSHPEDFELEVVVLGSHLIDDYGNTFRMIEQDDFDIGSKLHTIVRGEDEAAMVESVGLALVKLPDVIQRLKPDILVVHGDRFDALALATAAALMNIRILHLEGGEVSGTIDDSIRHAISKLAHYHACCTRMAEQHLIAMCEDHSRILLAGCPSYDKLLLPHHREDYMDIIKSWLGDKVQEGDYIVALQHPVTTDIQHSIKIYGLMLDALISFNKKTLILFPNIDAGSKEMVRVMRRKGIEQHPNFRAVKHIPFEQFIQLVSHAGCMIGNSSCGVREAGAFGTPVINLGTRQTGRETGENVLHVRDADTHNKIYHALELQFGKRYPCSKIYGDGNAVPRILKFLRSIDLDEPLQKTFCFPPVKDPISQDIDHILETQSALAVDLGGTNLRVAIVCMRGTIVKKYSQPNPKTFEARMELILKMCNDAMRDAVGLNCRILGVGVSTGGRVNPQDGVVLHSTKLIQEWSSVDLRTPISDALHLPVWVDNDGNCAALAERKFGHGKGVENFVTVITGTGIGGGIIHHNELVHGSTFCAAELGHIMVSLEGPECMCGSRGCIEAYASGMALQREAKKLHDEDLLKVEGMDMKLSEPITAAHLINAAKMGNSKADAVLTKAATALGVGIINILHIVNPSQVILSGVLASCYQAPVQHVISQRALFSVQNIKVVTSDLEEPALLGAASMVLDYATRRIY; this is encoded by the exons gaacACTTTTCGGATGATTGAGCAGGACGACTTTGACATTGGCTCAAAGCTCCACACTATTGTGAGAGGAGAGGACGAGGCTGCCATGGTGGAAAGTGTTGGGCTGGCACTTGTAAAACTCCCTGATGTTATACAGAGACTGAAACCTGACATCCTGGTCGTACACGGTGACCGTTTCGACGCTCTCGCTTTGGCAACTGCTGCAGCATTAATGAATATTAGAATACTTCACCTGGAGGGAGGAGAG GTTAGTGGTACGATTGATGACTCAATCCGCCATGCCATCAGTAAACTGGCCCATTACCACGCCTGCTGCACACGGATGGCAGAGCAGCATCTCATAGCTATGTGTGAGGACCACTCTCGTATCCTCCTTGCTGGCTGCCCTTCTTATGACAAGCTGCTATTGCCTCATCACAGAGAGGACTACATGGATATCATCAAAAGCTGGTTGG GTGACAAGGTCCAGGAAGGTGACTATATTGTGGCATTACAGCACCCAGTCACGACGGACATCCAGCATTCTATTAAAATCTATGGGCTGATGCTGGATGCGCTGATTTCCTTCAACAAGAAGACCCTTATCCTCTTTCCTAACATTGATGCCG gaagtaaggaGATGGTACGTGTTATGCGGAGAAAAGGGATTGAGCAACACCCTAACTTCCGAGCAGTGAAGCACATTCCTTTTGAGCAGTTCATCCAGCTTGTGTCGCATGCTGGCTGCATGATTGGAAACAGCAGCTGCGGGGTACGAGAGGCTGGGGCCTTTGGCACACCTGTCATTAACCTGGGAACAAGACAAACAGGCAGAGAAACAG GTGAAAATGTTTTACATGTCAGAGATGCCGACACTCACAATAAAATCTACCATGCTCTGGAGCTGCAGTTTGGAAAGAGATACCCCTG TTCTAAAATTTATGGTGATGGCAACGCAGTGCCTCGTATTCTCAAGTTTCTCCGTTCTATTGACCTGGACGAGCCTCTCCAAAAGACCTTCTGTTTCCCTCCTGTGAAAGACCCGATTTCCCAGGACATTGATCACATCCTAGAGACCCAAAGTGCTTTGGCCGTCGACCTGGGAGGGACCAACCTCAGAGTGGCCATTGTCTGCATGAGG GGCACCATAGTGAAGAAATACAGCCAGCCCAATCCAAAGACTTTCGAGGCCAGAATGGAACTCATATTAAAGATGTGCAATGATGCCATGCGGGATGCTGTGGGCCTTAACTGTAGAATACTTGGTGTTG GAGTGTCCACTGGTGGGCGTGTAAACCCCCAAGATGGTGTGGTCCTACACTCCACAAAGCTGATTCAGGAGTGGTCTTCTGTGGACCTAAGAACGCCCATATCAGATGCTTTACACCTACCCGTCTGGGTCGACAATGACGGCAACTGCGCTGCACTGGCAGAGAGGAAGTTTGGTCACGGCAAAGGAGTGGAGAACTTTGTCACAGTCATCACAGGAACAG GTATTGGAGGAGGAATTATCCATCACAATGAGTTGGTCCATGGTAGTACCTTCTGTGCTGCTGAGCTGGGTCACATCATGGTTTCCCTGGAAGGCCCAGAGTGTATGTGTGGCAGCCGCGGCTGCATAGAGGCCTATGCATCCGGGATGGCCCTTCAGAGAGAGGCCAAAAAGCTGCATGATG aggATCTGTTGAAGGTGGAGGGGATGGATATGAAACTCTCAGAGCCAATCACTGCTGCACATCTTATCAATGCAGCGAAAATGGGAAACTCCAAAGCCGACGCTGTTCTGACCAAGG CTGCCACTGCACTAGGTGTGGGCATCATCAACATCCTCCACATAGTCAACCCTTCACAGGTGATTCTGTCTGGAGTCTTGGCCTCTTGCTACCAGGCGCCAGTGCAGCATGTCATCTCGCAGAGAGCgctcttctctgtccaaaacatCAAGGTTGTAACATCAGACTTGGAAGAACCTGCTTTACTTGGAGCAGCCAGCATGGTGTTAGACTATGCAACCAGAAGAATATATTAA
- the gne gene encoding bifunctional UDP-N-acetylglucosamine 2-epimerase/N-acetylmannosamine kinase isoform X4 yields MQRNKEKKSMEKMEESNQCKRKLRVCVATCNRADYSKLAPIMSGIKSHPEDFELEVVVLGSHLIDDYGNTFRMIEQDDFDIGSKLHTIVRGEDEAAMVESVGLALVKLPDVIQRLKPDILVVHGDRFDALALATAAALMNIRILHLEGGEVSGTIDDSIRHAISKLAHYHACCTRMAEQHLIAMCEDHSRILLAGCPSYDKLLLPHHREDYMDIIKSWLGDKVQEGDYIVALQHPVTTDIQHSIKIYGLMLDALISFNKKTLILFPNIDAGSKEMVRVMRRKGIEQHPNFRAVKHIPFEQFIQLVSHAGCMIGNSSCGVREAGAFGTPVINLGTRQTGRETGENVLHVRDADTHNKIYHALELQFGKRYPCSKIYGDGNAVPRILKFLRSIDLDEPLQKTFCFPPVKDPISQDIDHILETQSALAVDLGGTNLRVAIVCMRGTIVKKYSQPNPKTFEARMELILKMCNDAMRDAVGLNCRILGVGVSTGGRVNPQDGVVLHSTKLIQEWSSVDLRTPISDALHLPVWVDNDGNCAALAERKFGHGKGVENFVTVITGTGIGGGIIHHNELVHGSTFCAAELGHIMVSLEGPECMCGSRGCIEAYASGMALQREAKKLHDEDLLKVEGMDMKLSEPITAAHLINAAKMGNSKADAVLTKAATALGVGIINILHIVNPSQVILSGVLASCYQAPVQHVISQRALFSVQNIKVVTSDLEEPALLGAASMVLDYATRRIY; encoded by the exons gaacACTTTTCGGATGATTGAGCAGGACGACTTTGACATTGGCTCAAAGCTCCACACTATTGTGAGAGGAGAGGACGAGGCTGCCATGGTGGAAAGTGTTGGGCTGGCACTTGTAAAACTCCCTGATGTTATACAGAGACTGAAACCTGACATCCTGGTCGTACACGGTGACCGTTTCGACGCTCTCGCTTTGGCAACTGCTGCAGCATTAATGAATATTAGAATACTTCACCTGGAGGGAGGAGAG GTTAGTGGTACGATTGATGACTCAATCCGCCATGCCATCAGTAAACTGGCCCATTACCACGCCTGCTGCACACGGATGGCAGAGCAGCATCTCATAGCTATGTGTGAGGACCACTCTCGTATCCTCCTTGCTGGCTGCCCTTCTTATGACAAGCTGCTATTGCCTCATCACAGAGAGGACTACATGGATATCATCAAAAGCTGGTTGG GTGACAAGGTCCAGGAAGGTGACTATATTGTGGCATTACAGCACCCAGTCACGACGGACATCCAGCATTCTATTAAAATCTATGGGCTGATGCTGGATGCGCTGATTTCCTTCAACAAGAAGACCCTTATCCTCTTTCCTAACATTGATGCCG gaagtaaggaGATGGTACGTGTTATGCGGAGAAAAGGGATTGAGCAACACCCTAACTTCCGAGCAGTGAAGCACATTCCTTTTGAGCAGTTCATCCAGCTTGTGTCGCATGCTGGCTGCATGATTGGAAACAGCAGCTGCGGGGTACGAGAGGCTGGGGCCTTTGGCACACCTGTCATTAACCTGGGAACAAGACAAACAGGCAGAGAAACAG GTGAAAATGTTTTACATGTCAGAGATGCCGACACTCACAATAAAATCTACCATGCTCTGGAGCTGCAGTTTGGAAAGAGATACCCCTG TTCTAAAATTTATGGTGATGGCAACGCAGTGCCTCGTATTCTCAAGTTTCTCCGTTCTATTGACCTGGACGAGCCTCTCCAAAAGACCTTCTGTTTCCCTCCTGTGAAAGACCCGATTTCCCAGGACATTGATCACATCCTAGAGACCCAAAGTGCTTTGGCCGTCGACCTGGGAGGGACCAACCTCAGAGTGGCCATTGTCTGCATGAGG GGCACCATAGTGAAGAAATACAGCCAGCCCAATCCAAAGACTTTCGAGGCCAGAATGGAACTCATATTAAAGATGTGCAATGATGCCATGCGGGATGCTGTGGGCCTTAACTGTAGAATACTTGGTGTTG GAGTGTCCACTGGTGGGCGTGTAAACCCCCAAGATGGTGTGGTCCTACACTCCACAAAGCTGATTCAGGAGTGGTCTTCTGTGGACCTAAGAACGCCCATATCAGATGCTTTACACCTACCCGTCTGGGTCGACAATGACGGCAACTGCGCTGCACTGGCAGAGAGGAAGTTTGGTCACGGCAAAGGAGTGGAGAACTTTGTCACAGTCATCACAGGAACAG GTATTGGAGGAGGAATTATCCATCACAATGAGTTGGTCCATGGTAGTACCTTCTGTGCTGCTGAGCTGGGTCACATCATGGTTTCCCTGGAAGGCCCAGAGTGTATGTGTGGCAGCCGCGGCTGCATAGAGGCCTATGCATCCGGGATGGCCCTTCAGAGAGAGGCCAAAAAGCTGCATGATG aggATCTGTTGAAGGTGGAGGGGATGGATATGAAACTCTCAGAGCCAATCACTGCTGCACATCTTATCAATGCAGCGAAAATGGGAAACTCCAAAGCCGACGCTGTTCTGACCAAGG CTGCCACTGCACTAGGTGTGGGCATCATCAACATCCTCCACATAGTCAACCCTTCACAGGTGATTCTGTCTGGAGTCTTGGCCTCTTGCTACCAGGCGCCAGTGCAGCATGTCATCTCGCAGAGAGCgctcttctctgtccaaaacatCAAGGTTGTAACATCAGACTTGGAAGAACCTGCTTTACTTGGAGCAGCCAGCATGGTGTTAGACTATGCAACCAGAAGAATATATTAA
- the clta gene encoding clathrin light chain A: MDDFDMLNAPSAGNGVGSEEDPAAAFLAQQESEIAGIENDEGFSILDSGDVPSSLGDTNDGAINGELHGESNGPSDAYAAISNADRLQAEPESLRKWREEQSERLEELDANSRKQETEWKEKAKVELEEWHARQNEQLEKTKTNNRAAEEAMISDLDENNPGTEWERVARLCDFNPKSSKQAKDVSRMRSVLISLKQSPLVR; the protein is encoded by the exons ATGGACGATTTTGACATGCTGAACGCGCCCAGTGCTGGAAACGGTGTCGGCTCGGAGGAGGACCCCGCTGCCGCTTTCCTGGCCCAGCAGGAGAGCGAAATTGCGGGCATTGAAAACGACGAAGGCTTCAGCATCTTGGACAGTGGAGATGTCCCCTCTTCGCTAGGAGACACTAACG ATGGTGCCATCAATGGAGAGCTTCATGGG GAAAGCAATGGTCCATCAGATGCCTATGCAGCAATTTCTAATGCAGACCGACTGCAGGCTGAACCAGAAAGTCTACGTAAGTGGAGGGAGGAGCAAAGCGAGAGGCTGGAGGAGCTAG ATGCTAACTCTCGCAAGCAGGAGACGGAATGGAAGGAGAAGGCCAAGGTGGAGCTGGAGGAGTGGCATGCCAGGCAGAATGAGCAGCTGGAGAAAACCAAAACCAATAACAG GGCAGCTGAGGAAGCCATGATTTCAGATCTGGATGAGAACAACCCAGGCACAGAGTGGGAGCGGGTGGCACGGCTCTGTGACTTTAATCCCAAGTCCAGCAAGCAGGCTAAGGATGTGTCCCGCATGCGTTCGGTCCTCATCTCCCTGAAGCAGTCCCCACTAGTCCGCTAG